From Myxocyprinus asiaticus isolate MX2 ecotype Aquarium Trade chromosome 49, UBuf_Myxa_2, whole genome shotgun sequence, a single genomic window includes:
- the LOC127438209 gene encoding ladderlectin-like, translating to MAMLRNLLLLFFIFFLQNAAAERCPFGWKPFGVQCYKYFSQNVNWPTAEKTCQTVDGNLASVQSKMDNDFLLSLVPGSSRAWIGGHDGEQDGQWMWTDGSVFQFTYWGSTEPNNYKNVPESCLEISRNSERRWNDELCSTLMGFLCAQRL from the exons aTGGCAATGCTGAGAAATCTTCTGCTTCTTTTCTTTATATTCTTCCTGCAGAATGCAGCAG CTGAGAGGTGCCCCTTTGGATGGAAACCTTTTGGAGTACAATGCTACAAATACTTCTCTCAGAATGTTAACTGGCCAACAGCAGAG AAAACCTGTCAAACCGTTGATGGAAATCTGGCATCTGTGCAGagcaaaatggacaatgactttCTACTGAGTCTAGTGCCTGGATCCTCACGTGCTTGGATTGGCGGTCATGATGGTGAACAA GATGGTCAATGGATGTGGACTGATGGGTCTGTCTTTCAATTCACCTACTGGGGCTCTACAGAACCGAACAATTACAAAAATGTTCCTGAGAGCTGCTTGGAGATCAGCCGGAACA GTGAACGCCGTTGGAACGATGAGCTGTGTTCAACTTTAATGGGCTTTCTTTGTGCTCAAAGACTTTGA